A window of the Yersinia rochesterensis genome harbors these coding sequences:
- a CDS encoding 3-deoxy-7-phosphoheptulonate synthase produces MQKDALNNVHISAEQVLITPEELKNQFPLSENDQYAIEAARKTIADIIQGHDPRLLVVCGPCSIHDVDAALDYARRLKTLSAELSDSLYIVMRVYFEKPRTTVGWKGLINDPAMDGSFDVERGLHIARQLLLDLVGMGLPLATEALDPNSPQYLGDLFSWSAIGARTTESQTHREMASGLSMPVGFKNGTDGSLGTAINAMRAAAMPHRFMGINQSGQVCLLQTQGNPHGHVILRGGKTPNYSAQDVAQCEKQMQDAGLVPSLMIDCSHGNSNKDYRRQTAVAESVVEQIKAGNRSITGVMLESNIHEGNQSSEQPRADMRYGVSVTDACIDWESTETLLRGMHQELRSALAARTVEEK; encoded by the coding sequence ATGCAAAAAGATGCGCTCAATAATGTCCATATCAGTGCCGAACAAGTATTGATAACCCCGGAAGAACTGAAGAACCAGTTTCCATTGAGCGAAAATGATCAGTATGCGATTGAAGCTGCCCGCAAAACCATTGCTGATATTATTCAGGGACATGATCCACGTTTATTAGTGGTCTGTGGCCCCTGTTCTATCCACGACGTGGATGCTGCTCTGGATTATGCGCGTCGTTTGAAAACTCTTTCTGCAGAATTGAGTGACAGCCTGTATATCGTTATGCGTGTCTATTTTGAAAAACCCCGCACGACTGTGGGTTGGAAAGGCTTAATCAATGACCCGGCAATGGATGGCTCTTTCGATGTGGAAAGAGGATTACATATTGCTCGTCAATTATTGCTGGATTTAGTGGGCATGGGCCTACCTCTGGCAACCGAAGCTCTGGACCCGAACAGCCCGCAATACTTAGGCGACTTATTTAGCTGGTCAGCTATTGGTGCGCGTACCACTGAATCACAAACTCACCGTGAAATGGCTTCCGGTTTGTCCATGCCGGTTGGGTTTAAAAACGGCACTGATGGTAGTTTGGGTACGGCAATCAATGCTATGCGCGCTGCTGCTATGCCGCACCGCTTCATGGGGATTAATCAGTCGGGCCAGGTTTGCTTATTGCAAACTCAGGGGAATCCGCACGGCCATGTGATTTTACGTGGCGGCAAAACCCCTAACTACAGCGCGCAAGATGTCGCTCAGTGTGAAAAACAGATGCAGGATGCGGGACTCGTTCCATCCTTAATGATAGATTGCAGCCATGGTAATTCGAATAAAGACTACCGTCGTCAGACTGCGGTCGCTGAATCTGTGGTTGAACAGATCAAGGCTGGCAATCGTTCTATCACTGGTGTGATGCTGGAAAGTAACATTCATGAGGGCAATCAATCATCTGAGCAACCACGCGCCGATATGCGCTACGGTGTTTCGGTGACCGATGCCTGCATTGATTGGGAAAGCACCGAAACCCTGTTACGTGGCATGCATCAGGAATTACGTTCAGCGCTGGCGGCCCGGACTGTAGAGGAAAAGTAA
- a CDS encoding anaerobic C4-dicarboxylate transporter: MITLQFIIIILCLLVGTRYGGMGLGLISGIGLFILTFIFGLEPGKPPVDVMLTILAVIGCAAVLQTAGGLNVMMQFAERLLRRHPQHITLLAPFTTWSLTFLCGTGHVVYTMFPIISDIAIKKGIRPERPMAVASVASQMAITASPVSVAVVSLVSIIGANHGIGHAYSILEILAVSVPASLVGVLVAALWSLRRGKDLDKDPDFQARIKDPEQRDFIYGSTDTLLNQVFPKQAYWSTWIFFAAIILVVLLGAFADLRPAFEVKGKMQSLSMNLVIQMMMLIAGAVILIGCKVKPSDISNGAVFKAGMVAIFSVFGVAWMSDTFFQAHMGDLKLVLEDVVKSQPWTYAIVLFLVSKLVNSQAAALAAIAPMGLQLGVEPKMLIAFFPAAYGYFVLPTYPSDLACIGFDRSGTTKIGKFIINHSFIIPGLIGVVCSCITGYLLVTTFM, encoded by the coding sequence ATGATAACACTACAATTTATAATTATAATTCTCTGTCTATTAGTCGGTACACGCTATGGGGGCATGGGGCTGGGGTTAATAAGTGGTATTGGCTTATTTATTCTGACCTTTATCTTTGGCCTCGAACCCGGAAAACCACCAGTCGATGTCATGCTCACAATATTAGCCGTTATTGGTTGTGCTGCTGTATTACAAACTGCTGGCGGATTAAATGTAATGATGCAATTTGCTGAGAGATTATTACGGCGACATCCTCAGCATATTACGCTACTTGCACCATTTACTACTTGGTCATTAACCTTTTTATGCGGCACTGGACATGTTGTTTATACCATGTTCCCGATTATTTCTGATATTGCGATTAAAAAAGGTATTCGTCCAGAGCGCCCAATGGCGGTGGCATCTGTTGCCTCGCAAATGGCGATTACAGCTTCCCCGGTCTCGGTGGCGGTAGTGTCATTGGTATCAATTATTGGTGCCAATCACGGTATAGGCCATGCTTATAGCATTCTAGAAATTTTGGCAGTTTCTGTCCCAGCTTCACTTGTCGGTGTACTGGTAGCCGCCTTATGGAGCCTACGCCGCGGTAAAGATCTCGATAAAGACCCTGATTTCCAGGCAAGAATCAAAGATCCTGAGCAGCGCGACTTTATCTATGGCTCAACTGATACATTGTTAAATCAGGTTTTCCCGAAACAAGCTTATTGGTCTACCTGGATATTTTTCGCGGCTATCATACTGGTGGTATTACTGGGTGCATTTGCAGACCTGCGCCCTGCTTTTGAAGTTAAAGGCAAAATGCAGTCATTATCAATGAACCTGGTTATTCAGATGATGATGCTGATTGCTGGTGCAGTTATTCTTATTGGCTGTAAAGTTAAACCCAGCGATATCTCTAATGGCGCCGTATTCAAAGCCGGTATGGTCGCCATATTCTCTGTATTCGGTGTTGCCTGGATGAGCGATACCTTCTTCCAAGCCCACATGGGCGACTTAAAACTGGTACTGGAAGACGTGGTAAAAAGCCAACCTTGGACTTATGCCATTGTGTTGTTCTTAGTTTCCAAGTTGGTCAATAGCCAAGCCGCAGCATTGGCAGCAATCGCCCCCATGGGTTTGCAGCTCGGTGTTGAACCTAAAATGCTCATTGCTTTCTTCCCTGCAGCTTATGGCTACTTTGTTTTACCAACTTACCCAAGTGACCTTGCTTGTATCGGCTTTGACCGCTCGGGCACTACTAAGATTGGTAAATTCATTATTAATCATAGCTTTATCATTCCGGGCCTTATCGGTGTCGTCTGTTCGTGCATCACTGGCTACCTGCTGGTAACCACTTTTATGTAG
- the btsR gene encoding two-component system response regulator BtsR: MLRVIIVDDEQPAREDLRERLTEEHDIEIVAECSNALEAIPAIQRLQPDVIFLDIQMPRINGLELASMLNPESMPHIVFVTAYDEYAIRAFEEHAFDYLLKPLDHQRLEKTLIRLRRGVGVNNNLHKIAEPMLRHIPCSGHNRIFLLKIEEVEYLSSELSGVHVIGTVQSGYTQLSLKTLEEKTPFVRCHRQYMVNTEQLGEIQLMDNGSAEVITRSGKHIPVSRRYLKPLKEKLGIN, translated from the coding sequence ATGTTAAGAGTCATCATTGTCGACGATGAACAACCTGCGCGTGAAGATTTACGCGAAAGATTAACTGAAGAACATGATATTGAGATCGTCGCCGAATGTAGCAACGCACTAGAAGCAATCCCCGCAATACAGCGCCTGCAACCCGATGTGATATTTCTCGACATCCAAATGCCAAGAATTAATGGCCTGGAATTAGCCTCAATGCTAAATCCAGAAAGCATGCCGCACATCGTGTTTGTCACGGCTTACGATGAATATGCCATCCGAGCTTTTGAAGAGCATGCTTTTGACTATCTGCTAAAACCTCTCGACCATCAACGGTTAGAAAAAACGTTAATTCGCTTAAGAAGAGGTGTTGGTGTAAATAATAATTTACATAAAATAGCAGAGCCGATGTTGCGTCATATCCCTTGCTCTGGTCACAACCGCATTTTTTTACTGAAAATTGAAGAAGTAGAATATCTCAGTTCTGAACTCAGTGGAGTGCATGTTATCGGAACCGTACAATCTGGCTATACCCAGTTATCACTCAAAACGTTGGAAGAGAAAACACCCTTTGTCCGCTGTCATCGACAATATATGGTCAATACTGAACAGTTGGGTGAGATACAATTGATGGATAATGGTTCTGCTGAAGTAATCACCCGCAGTGGTAAACATATCCCCGTGAGTCGCCGTTACTTAAAACCCTTAAAGGAGAAATTGGGTATTAACTAA